Proteins encoded in a region of the Sphingomonas sp. HMP9 genome:
- a CDS encoding DUF11 domain-containing protein: MYAKGVIRTLLAGTAAIVSAGTAMAQTAPGLAGTAAGTTVTNTAQASYSVNGVQQSATSNAVSFVVDRKVNLTVSTNQPANTQVAIGQAGAVTTFRVTNNTNGTQDFLLSTSQTPIQGLFAGDNLDVSNIKIFVDGNNNGTYEVGSDTATYINELAADASAVVFIVADVPNTQSAALAGITLIAQVAAGGDIAAQGTPLAASVALNDDNIVDVVFADNDSDGLGLDTALNGQGRASLGYEITTRNVSLSVAKSQLVLSDPVNLLVAPKAIPGAVVQYCLVVNNATTGTPASNVTLTDIIPANTTYVANSISIGAIALGNSCLVTGITGGVPLADNGSVTVPLLLYSGSYNASTKTVSATIPTLLGGTSVAALFRVTIN, from the coding sequence ATGTACGCAAAAGGGGTAATACGCACGCTGCTGGCCGGTACGGCCGCCATCGTGTCCGCCGGTACTGCCATGGCGCAGACCGCACCGGGACTAGCAGGTACCGCCGCCGGTACGACCGTCACCAACACGGCGCAGGCGAGCTATTCGGTCAACGGCGTCCAGCAATCGGCGACGTCGAATGCGGTCAGCTTCGTGGTCGATCGCAAGGTCAACCTCACCGTCTCCACGAACCAGCCCGCCAATACGCAGGTCGCGATCGGCCAGGCCGGCGCGGTGACGACGTTCAGGGTGACCAACAACACCAACGGCACGCAGGATTTCCTGTTGTCGACCAGCCAGACGCCGATCCAGGGATTGTTCGCGGGCGACAATCTCGACGTCAGCAACATCAAGATCTTCGTCGATGGGAACAACAACGGCACGTATGAGGTCGGCAGCGATACCGCGACCTACATCAATGAACTCGCTGCCGATGCGTCGGCGGTCGTGTTCATCGTTGCGGACGTCCCCAACACGCAGAGCGCCGCACTCGCGGGTATCACGTTGATCGCGCAAGTGGCTGCGGGTGGCGATATCGCCGCGCAGGGAACGCCTCTGGCCGCCAGTGTCGCGCTTAACGACGACAACATCGTCGACGTGGTCTTTGCCGATAACGACTCGGATGGTCTGGGCCTCGACACCGCGCTGAACGGCCAGGGCCGCGCATCGCTCGGCTACGAGATCACCACGCGCAATGTCTCGTTGAGCGTGGCGAAGTCGCAGCTGGTGCTGTCCGATCCGGTCAATCTGCTCGTCGCGCCGAAGGCGATCCCGGGCGCGGTCGTGCAATATTGCCTGGTCGTCAACAACGCCACGACGGGAACGCCAGCGTCCAACGTCACGCTGACCGACATCATCCCGGCCAACACGACCTATGTCGCCAACTCGATCTCGATCGGCGCCATCGCGCTGGGCAACTCTTGCCTGGTGACGGGTATCACCGGCGGCGTTCCGCTGGCGGACAACGGCTCTGTCACCGTACCGTTGCTGCTCTACTCCGGTTCGTACAACGCGAGCACGAAGACGGTGAGTGCGACGATTCCGACATTGCTCGGCGGGACATCGGTCGCGGCACTCTTCCGCGTGACGATCAACTAA
- a CDS encoding DUF11 domain-containing protein, producing MITRPMIAAVLVATAAVASAAAGPLQVTSSILVEARSAAPDGTTRVTLVKPTKVTPGDKVIFVLAYRNSGAQPLANVVLDNPLPRQIAYRSANPGSPAPDVSVDGKTYGSLATLRVRSPDGSTRAASPNDVTSVRWRLASPLAAGSQGQFAFQAVLK from the coding sequence ATGATTACGCGTCCAATGATCGCCGCCGTTCTGGTTGCCACCGCCGCTGTCGCGTCTGCTGCAGCCGGCCCGTTGCAGGTCACCAGCAGCATCCTGGTCGAGGCGCGCAGCGCCGCGCCCGACGGCACCACCCGAGTCACGCTGGTGAAGCCGACCAAGGTGACGCCGGGCGACAAGGTCATCTTCGTCCTCGCCTATCGCAACAGCGGTGCTCAGCCGCTGGCGAACGTGGTGCTCGACAACCCGTTGCCGCGCCAGATCGCCTACCGATCGGCCAATCCCGGTTCGCCTGCGCCCGACGTCTCGGTCGACGGCAAGACTTACGGTTCGCTCGCCACCCTCCGCGTCCGCAGCCCTGACGGCAGCACGCGCGCGGCGAGCCCTAACGATGTCACCAGCGTCCGGTGGCGCCTCGCGAGCCCGTTAGCGGCCGGTTCGCAAGGCCAGTTCGCGTTTCAGGCCGTCCTCAAATGA